One Mya arenaria isolate MELC-2E11 chromosome 7, ASM2691426v1 genomic window carries:
- the LOC128240364 gene encoding ubiquitin-conjugating enzyme E2 G2 produces the protein MAGSALKRLMAEYKQLTLNPPEGIIAGPVNEENFFEWEALIMGPEGTCFEGGVFPARLAFPPDYPLGPPKMKFTCDLFHPNIYPDGRVCISILHAPGDDPMGYETSAERWSPVQSVEKILLSVVSMLAEPNDESAANVDAAKMWRDERSKFEEMAAKHVRKSLGL, from the exons atgGCAGGATCAGCATTAAAGAGGCTAATGGCTGAATATAAAC AGCTGACACTGAACCCACCAGAGGGAATCATAGCAGGACCAGTTAATGAAGAAAACTTCTTTGAATGGGAAGCGCTTATCAT GGGGCCAGAGGGTACCTGTTTTGAAGGGGGTGTATTTCCTGCCAGACTAGCATTTCCACCTGACTACCCACTGGGCCCTCCGAAGATGAAGTTCACATGTGATCTTTTCCATCCTAACA TTTACCCTGATGGGCGGGTATGTATATCTATACTACATGCCCCAGGGGATGATCCAATGGGCTATGAGACAAGTGCTGAGCGGTGGAGCCCTGTACAGAGCGTGGAAAAGATACTGCTCTCAGTTGTCAGCATGCTAGCAG AGCCTAATGATGAAAGTGCGGCCAATGTGGATGCTGCCAAGATGTGGCGGGATGAGCGATCCAAATTTGAAGAAATGGCAGCTAAACATGTCCGCAAGAGCCTTGGATTATGA
- the LOC128241017 gene encoding circumsporozoite protein-like, which produces MALMEIRTMAQIGFRTMTQKGFRTMTLIGFRTMTKKGFRTMTLIGFRTLTLIGVRTMTLIGFRMMTQIVFRTIGSNRIPYNDPKRIPYDDPSMNPNNDPNKIPNDNPNRIPYTDSNRIPYNDSNRIPYTDSNRIPYNDSNRIPYTDSNMIPYTDSNRIPYTDSNRIPYTGSNRIPYTDSNRIPYTDSNRIPYNDSNRIPYTDSNRIPYNDSNRIPYNDSNRIPYTDSNRIPYNDSNRIPYTDSNRIPYNGSNRIPYTDSNRIPYNDSNRIPYTDSNRIPYNGSNRIPYDDQIGFLR; this is translated from the coding sequence ATGGCCCTAATGGAAATCCGTACGATGGCCCAAATAGGATTCCGTACGATGACCCAAAAAGGATTCCGTACGATGACCCTTATAGGATTCCGTACGATGACCAAAAAAGGATTCCGTACGATGACCCTTATAGGATTTCGTACGCTGACCCTTATAGGTGTCCGTACGATGACCCTTATAGGATTCCGTATGATGACCCAAATAGTATTTCGAACGATTGGCTCAAATAGGATTCCGTACAATGACCCAAAAAGGATTCCGTACGATGACCCAAGTATGAATCCAAACAATGACCCAAATAAGATTCCGAACGATAACCCAAATAGGATTCCGTACACTGACTCAAATAGGATTCCATACAATGACTCAAATAGGATTCCATACACTGACTCAAATAGGATTCCATACAATGACTCAAATAGGATTCCGTACACTGACTCAAATATGATTCCATACACTGACTCAAATAGGATTCCGTACACTGACTCAAATAGGATTCCATACACTGGCTCAAATAGGATTCCATACACTGACTCAAATAGGATTCCGTACACTGACTCAAATAGGATTCCATACAATGACTCAAATAGGATTCCGTACACTGACTCAAATAGGATTCCATACAATGACTCAAATAGGATTCCATACAATGACTCAAATAGGATTCCGTACACTGACTCAAATAGGATTCCATACAATGACTCAAATAGGATTCCGTACACTGACTCAAATAGGATTCCATACAATGGCTCAAATAGGATTCCGTACACTGACTCAAATAGGATTCCATACAATGACTCAAATAGGATTCCGTACACTGACTCAAATAGGATTCCATACAATGGCTCAAATAGGATTCCATACGATGATCAAATAGGATTCTTACGATGA